A stretch of DNA from Lycium ferocissimum isolate CSIRO_LF1 chromosome 4, AGI_CSIRO_Lferr_CH_V1, whole genome shotgun sequence:
TAAGTGGGGGTTTAGCTGTATGCACCTTACCCTCCCAAAGGAAGTTCCTACATATTGCTATTATCCCCTTCATAACCTGCTTAGGTAAgatgaaaatggaagaccaGTAGCTATGAACATGTAGTAGGACAACATTAACTAACAGTGCCCTTCCAGCGTATGATAAGTGTCTTGAACCCCAACATTTTACCCTGGCTGTAAGTTTGTCTATGAGGACTTCGCAATCCATCTTTGAGATCTTTTTTGCATATATAGGAACTCCCAAGTATCTAAAGGGGAATGTCCCTCTTGAGAAACCTGATAATTCACAAATATCCGCAATGCAGTGAGCAAACATGTTAGCACAGAAGATACTTGATTTTTGAGGACTGGTGAGGCATCAGAGAAGGTTTTAATCCCTCTTAGCATCCATAACACAGATTGAAACTCCCTTGTACTTAATAGGAGGACATCATTCGCAAAGCATAAATGGTTAAGCTGTAAAGTTCTACATTTAGGATGAAATTCAAATCCCACCTGATGGGCCACCACCTTCATTATTCTAGTGAAATACTCCATGCATATGACAAAAATGAGAGGGGAAATAGGATCCCCTTGCCTCAATCCTCTTTTCCCTTTGATACACCCATACAACCCTCTATTTATAACTATAGTATATTGTGGTGTAGTAATGCAAGTCATAGTCCATCTGATGAGCTGATGAGGAAAATTCAGAGCTTGTATCATTTCTTCCATGAAGTCCCACTCCACTGTGTTATACGCTTTCTTCAAATCTATCCTTATCAGACAGCTACTAGGAGAATTCTTCCGATTATACAATCACACCAAATCTTGACATATAAGAAAATTTTGTACAATGGTTCTCCCGGCAACAAATGTACTTTGGTTTAGGGATATGATGCTAGGTAGCACCTGCCTTGGTCTGTTAGATAGCACTTTTGAAATGATTTTGTAACTCGTGTTACAGCAGGCTATTGTCCTGTAGTCCCCAACCTTTTCAGCATGCTCAGATTTTGGCACTAGAGTAATTACTGTATTGTTCCATGCTTTCAGTAGTTTTCCAGTTCTAAAGAATTCCTGAATCCCTGCTTGGACATCCTCTTTCACAATTGACCAACAGTCCTTATAGAATTGGCCACCATAACCATCTGGTCCTAGTGCTTTGTCCCCATCTATTCCCTATAAAGCTTGTTTCATCTCTTGTTCATTAAATTCCCCCAATCAGTGTCTTTCTTTGAGAGTTGGACAGAACAGGCCCTTGTTGCATATTTTGGCTACACACTGGTTCCCTATTGGGTGCTAGTGTCCCCAACAGGGCAGTGTAAAATTGCACAAAAGCATTGGAGATATCTGTCATGTCTGTTAGCGTATTATTGGATGAGTCCCTGATGGTAAAGATCCTGTCAGTGTTCCTCCTAGCCTTCAACATACTGTGGAAGAACTTGGTATTATGATCACCATTCTTTAACTAATGTATCTTGCATTTCTGTTATAGATATTGTCCCCTTGCCAATTTCCATTTCTAATATTCCTCAACCAATCTCCTCTCTTTATTAATTAGGTTCAAGTTTGTAGGATCCTCTTGCAATTCAGATTGGCAGTCATCAAGTGCCACTTGAGCCCTTTCTGTATTTTGCTCCACATTGCTGAATCTTTCTCTATTGCGTGCCCTGAGTGGTGCTTTTAATCTGTTCAGCTTCTCAACTAACTTGAACAAATTAGTTGCTGTTATATGTCTCTCCCAATCCCTTTGAACTATTTCCTTAAAATTGTCAGCCAAACTCCACATATTATAGTATCTAAACCTCTGTCCACCATGATGTTATCCACTGTCCCAGTTAATGATCGTTGGACAATGGTCCATTAACCCTTCATTGCCAAAATGTACTTCTGAGGTAGGTAAGCTGGTAATCCATTGTGAATTTACCAAGACCCTGTCTATCTTACTGTAGACTCTACTAGCATCCCGATGTTTGTTATTCCAGGTGTAGAATGCCCCAGATGATTTGAGGTCTTGCAATGAATAGTTTCCCACACATTGCTTGAACTCCCTCACTTATGCCAAAGACACAGGACTTCCCACCCTCTCTTCTATGTTAAGTACATAGTTGAAGTCACCCATGACTGCCCATGCTCCACTCACAGTTCCATGTATCCCTTCAACTGGTTGCCATAGTTCTCTTCTAAGCCCCTAATCATTGAATCCATACACTATAGTAACACAAAATGTATGATTTGTACCTCGATGTTCCACTTCACAATGTATTAGTTGAGATGACACTAACACTATGCTGACAGTATATATCATTGGTTTCCAAACTATTCAAATTCTCCCTCCAGGGTGGTGGGATAAGTTTTTACTGAATGCCCATCCATTACACAAGTTAAGAGTAGCCCTCTGGGCTTTTGGTCTCTTAACCTTAGTCTCTAGGATCCCAAATAGACCAACATTGGCATTATGCATAAACAGATTCATATCCTTCTGTTTATCTAGTCTATTCAAGCCCTTGATGTTCCAGAATCCAATCATATCCATTAGGAGGGGGATTGGCTCCACCCCTCCCTTTATCTGGACTTGTTCCACTTTGTCTCATCTGCTTACCTTGAGCTTCAGTCACATCTGTTTCCCTTGGCCCCCTACTTGGACTTGTAGTCTGAGGCCTAGGTTCAGGTACTTGCACCAACCCTTGCTCCTTCTCAACATTGATTTCACCTAGTGGAGCAAAAGCATTGCTAGTTGATGCTGTCTCCTTTGGCTTATAATTTTGCTTTGAATTCTGAGGCATCCCCTAGTGTACTATCGCCCCCTGCTTCTTTAGTTTtccccttttccttttcctttggtGCTACTGGTTGCTTTGTATTATCCTTGCCCTGCTTTTTATCCATGTTCATAGTCTTAGTGTTTTTTGGTGCCTTGCTTTCAAACATCTTTCTATAGTTTTGCTGATCATGTCCATAAATTTTGCAGTACTCACACAAAATGGGCTTCCACTCATAGTGGATCTCTTGTTCAACAATACACCCCTCCTCATTCTCAAACACAACGAATTCTGGGTAATTTTGGTTCAAAGGGACCTCCAACATTACTCTAGAAAATACCAGTCGCTCCTTCATAGTCGTAGCACTATTAGTTTTCAGTGGTTTCCCAACTAAACTTGCTATTTTAGTCAAAGCCTTTGTACCCCAATATTTCAGGTCTAGCCCATACAATTAGATCTATATTGGTACTTTTTCAACCTGGACTTTGCTCATCTCAACATCAGGTTGCCATGCCTTCACCACAACTGGCTTCTTGTCAAACGTTTGGGTTCCTTCTTCCACTGCCTTATCTCTTCCTTTAATGTCATCAAATCGCACTAGAAAAACTCCTCTATTGACTTGTGCAATTTTATCAATACCCAATGTACGCCAAATTCGCTTTAAATACCCTTCAATTACATTCAAAAGAGGGTTAGAACCCAACATATAGCACACCACCGCCGAGTGCTAATACGCCACTTCTTCCTTAATATCCTCTAGGGTTATTTTAACATTTGTCGGTGGATTCCTCTGTTATCAAATCGCACCCGACACTTGCAGATGTGTTCCCCACAACATTACTCCATGACCTCGCAGGTGACCTTAGGGTTGGAGTTTTACCTGATTCACTGCCACTTCGCTTTTCCAATTCAGCTTGATCTGCCCAAGATGCAACCTTTGACGCCGGCAATTGCATTGTAGTGACTGTCAGAGTAGTTCGTGGCGGAGTACCGGTTGCTTCAAATTTAGGGGTAAAACCCTTTGCAACTCATTGACACTTTTCATCTTCTTGGCGTACTCTGATTGAGGAATTCCCGTTCTCTTTCCTTGCCCTCCCGCTCTAGTCTTCGATTTATTTGCCATCCAGCCTTAAGAGAAGCTCTCATCCTAGAAAGAGAAAGTTTTTATCTCAATAAATGACTCTCTATTATAATTTACTGTGTCATATTCTTTGCTTTGCATACTGTTTTGTGTACTGTTCCTTTTTCCTGTTTGACCTGCTTTGTTGTTGCTTTATTCTGAGGTGAGGGTATATTAGAAACATCATCTCTACCTTCCAAGATAGAGATAAGGTCAGAGTCACTCTACCCTCCCATGAActcac
This window harbors:
- the LOC132053747 gene encoding uncharacterized protein LOC132053747 is translated as MLKARRNTDRIFTIRDSSNNTLTDMTDISNAFVQFYTALLGTLAPNREPGIDGDKALGPDGYGGQFYKDCWSIVKEDVQAGIQEFFRTGKLLKAWNNTVITLVPKSEHAEKVGDYRTIACCNTSYKIISKVLSNRPRQNSPSSCLIRIDLKKAYNTVEWDFMEEMIQALNFPHQLIRWTMTCITTPQYTIVINRGLYGCIKGKRGLRQGDPISPLIFVICMEYFTRIMKVVAHQVGFEFHPKCRTLQLNHLCFANDVLLLSTREFQSVLWMLRGIKTFSDASPVLKNQVSSVLTCLLTALRIFVNYQVSQEGHSPLDTWEFLYMQKRSQRWIAKSS